AAGCAAGTTTTCCTACAATatcacaaacaaaaaaggagTAGGGTCAAACTAACACTTAATGGCAGCACGTTGTACAAAATATGTCCAACTAAACAGTGATTGTCAGTCAATAGAACACGCCCAAACCAAATCTGTATATTGAGGGACCTTATTGCATGGTCTACAGAAGCTTAATCCAATGCTATGCCACATTTCAAGCCTACGAAACTCAAAGATGGAGTAGTTTTCGCATGGAACCGATTGGTTTATATGTCTTGCACGTTACAAATTCACTTCAAGTAACTAGCATTAGTATGTGTGCCATGGCACACGAGCTAGTTCCAGTGTACCGTGTCCTCGCTACAGCATTAGAAAGCTGGAGCACATCTTACCAGTATAATTTGTACAGTTACTTCGATAGAGATAGATAAGGAATTATGAAATGGACATAGAATTTAAGCTCAACGTGAGCTAAGTAAAGGGCGACATCACAGTGAAGAATGCAAGAGTACCTAGTGAGGTAGTTTTTCCACCTCCATTCACTCCCACAATCATGATAACTGCCGGCTTTCTGCCATAACGATGAAGAACATTGAGGAAGACACAAATTACAAACTTCACGCAACAAATTTCACTGACAAAGAATTCAGTAGAGAGCTGAACCTGAAGCCGAGCTGCAGCTCCGGATTGCCTCCTTTGCTTGTCAGCAGTTCAAGAATACACCTTTTCAGCGCTTCCTGCACAACCAACGAATCATCAGATCAATCACAATGTCAGTGTGCACTAAAAGGAAGCTGAAATGACCTTTATCTCAGCCCCAGACTTGAGCTTTCCATCACGGATTTCCTCGCGGAGAGTGTCCACGATCCGGAATGAAATCTTGGGGCCAAAGTCCGACACCAGCAGCGCCTGAGCAAGCAGAAGACGTCAAAAACGAGAAAGGAAAGTACTCTTGGTGGTCAGCGGCCAGCAGGAGCAGGTACGTGCCTCCTCGAGCTCGTCGAGGACGCGGTCGGTGTCGGCGAGGTTCCAGTAGGTGAGGAGCTCGTCGACGACGGAGAGATTCTCCCGTGTCTTGGAGAAGCCGGAGAAGAGCTTCTCGACGTCGCTCTTGGCCTTCTCCTTGATGAGGCGTCCCAGGCGGGTGAAGAACCCCGCCTGCCCCGCCGCGGCCACGCGCCGCaggaggccggcgcggcggccgtaGCGGGAGCAGCgcacggaggcggaggcggaggcggtggccggggagaggaaggggatgaCGTGGGAGTGTGCCGCCATTGTGGGGTTGCGAGCTCCGGGTGGATAGCGCTGCGACCCGGCTAATGGCAGCCACGCCGCGCCTCGTTTGATGGGCCGAAAAATTTGGCGACCTGAAACTGAATTCACGGCCCATGTAAAAGGCCCTATTTTGAGGCCCACGAGGCCTCGATTCTGCTGGGCCCTGGCGTCTTGCGGCCCatgccggcgacggtggcatCCGGTGGTTCCCGTGTGCGCGGCGGGGCGGGATTTCGTTCTTGGCGTGCGCATGCGACGCGCCGTGCCGTGCTTCATCGCCCTTACCAGCGTGTCGTCTTAGCCAAAGCTTAAACTGCAGTGGTTGCCAGAGCTAAGATCGTTGAAAATTTGTTAATAATGAATGACAAATCTTGGCCCGAGGATTCTATTGTATTGACAGGTTGTTCTCCCGTTCTAAAACATAGCATTTTGGTACTTGGATCGTATGTTCAAATTTTCGTAAGgtttgttactatattttgaaacggagaaGGTAATGTTGCGGGGCTTAAATTGAATAAACGGGCGATTCAACGAGTGGGCATTCGAGAAACGTTTGTGGTCGCGAGCCACAGTTGCTATCCGCTCGCTGTTTTGCACTACTATATACTAAACGAAAGCATAGTCAAAACAGATGGGGGCGAGACGACGCGGCGGCTCGTACGACATGAGCTGGCTCGCAAACGCGCGGTCGCGTGCACGGTGCACCGCTCCGCGTTGATCCCTCAGTCTCAGATTCTTCTCGTCGCCAACCAACGGCGCGCCGCGCGTACATGCCCATGCACCGCCAACCGCGTCCGGTGAAAACATGTCACGCGTCCAACGCTATAAAAGAAAACGTACGTACGctcgccacgccacgccaACTCGCACGAACTCGTTGATTTGCGACGGATTAGTAGCAAAGATtacgatgcggcggcggcacgcagCGGCGCTGCTCGGCGCGGGCGTCCTCGCGCTGGGCCTCGTCCTGGTGGCGCGGGCGCAGCCGTACGACTAcccgacggcgaggccgtccACGGCGTGGGCCAACACCGACGCCGCGCTGCAGCACCATGTGGCCTACACCGACGGCTCCGTggcgcgcgccgcgctgctgcgGCTCAACCCGGCGCGGTTCGGCCCTTCCTTCGCGTTCGGCTTCTTCTGCATCaaccaccgcggcggcggcggtggcggtggcgcgccgtgcgccggcttcctcctcggcgtcgccgtcgtgtacTGCAACAGCGGCGCCGGGATCACCGTGGTCACCAACGGCGTCCCGCAGGTTGTGTGGTCAGCCAACCGAGCCAGCCCCGTCGGGGAGGGCGCCACGGCGGAGCTCACGGCGGATGGCGACCTGGTCCTCAAGTCGCCTCGTGGCGCGGTGGTGTGGTCGGCGGGGACCGCGgggcgcggcgtcgccgggaTGAGCATCAACAGCGACGGCAACCTGGTGATGGTCGACGGAAGCAACAGGACGGTGTGGCAGTCGTTCGACCACCCCACGGACACGCTCGTCGTAGGCCAGTCGCTGAGGCAGGGCGCGCGGCTCACCGCCAACACGTCGTTCGACAACTGGTCGGGGAGCAGGATAtacctcaccgtcgccgccgacggcctCGCCGCCTACGTCACCGCCAAGCCACCGCAGCGGTACTACGTCCTTGGCTACAACAAGAACGCCGCCGCCTACGCGATGTACAACAACGGCAGCCTCACGGTGCTCGACCGCCCCGGCGGCCAGCCACTGACCACCGTCCAGCtccccgccgtcggcgccggcacggTGCAGTACATGCGGCTGGAGTACGACGGCCACCTCCGTCTGTACGAGTGGCGTTCGAACGGGATGAAATGGgaggccgtcgccgacgtgctCCACCCCTACCCCGACGACTGCGCCTACCCGACGGTGTGCGGCGCGTACGGCGTGTGCACGGACATGCAGTGCAGCTGCCCCGACGCCGCCAACTTCCGAGCGATCGACTTCCGGCGGCCCAACCGCGGCTGCGtcccgacggcgccgccgccgacatgccggtcgccgccgccgccgcggcgcgcgcgggcacCCCGGCTGCTGTCGCTGCGCGACATGGCCTACTTCAACAGCCGCGACACCAGCATGCGGACGCTGGAGCGGG
This is a stretch of genomic DNA from Oryza brachyantha chromosome 1, ObraRS2, whole genome shotgun sequence. It encodes these proteins:
- the LOC102718317 gene encoding cell division protein FtsY homolog, chloroplastic; protein product: MAAHSHVIPFLSPATASASASVRCSRYGRRAGLLRRVAAAGQAGFFTRLGRLIKEKAKSDVEKLFSGFSKTRENLSVVDELLTYWNLADTDRVLDELEEALLVSDFGPKISFRIVDTLREEIRDGKLKSGAEIKEALKRCILELLTSKGGNPELQLGFRKPAVIMIVGVNGGGKTTSLGKLAYRFKNEGVKVLMAAGDTFRAAARDQLEIWAERTGSEIVIDNDKKAKPASVLSQAVKRGKREGFDLVLCDTSGRLHTNYGLMEELVSCKKIIAKALPGAPNEILLVLDGTTGLNMLQQAKEFNDVVGVTGFILTKLDGTARGGCVVSVVDELGIPVKFIGVGEGMEDLQPFDAEAFVEAIFP
- the LOC121053269 gene encoding EP1-like glycoprotein 2, whose product is MRRRHAAALLGAGVLALGLVLVARAQPYDYPTARPSTAWANTDAALQHHVAYTDGSVARAALLRLNPARFGPSFAFGFFCINHRGGGGGGGAPCAGFLLGVAVVYCNSGAGITVVTNGVPQVVWSANRASPVGEGATAELTADGDLVLKSPRGAVVWSAGTAGRGVAGMSINSDGNLVMVDGSNRTVWQSFDHPTDTLVVGQSLRQGARLTANTSFDNWSGSRIYLTVAADGLAAYVTAKPPQRYYVLGYNKNAAAYAMYNNGSLTVLDRPGGQPLTTVQLPAVGAGTVQYMRLEYDGHLRLYEWRSNGMKWEAVADVLHPYPDDCAYPTVCGAYGVCTDMQCSCPDAANFRAIDFRRPNRGCVPTAPPPTCRSPPPPRRARAPRLLSLRDMAYFNSRDTSMRTLERVNEEACKKACLGDCACMAAQFVYGFDPNDGYCYLQSEVLSLETMRPEIFHYNSTMHIKIAQGKSPRRLF